From Pelosinus fermentans DSM 17108, the proteins below share one genomic window:
- the glmS gene encoding glutamine--fructose-6-phosphate transaminase (isomerizing), whose amino-acid sequence MCGIVGYIGPEQASTFLMDGLSKLEYRGYDSAGIAVYDGTQIHVEKSVGRLANLEKKLESNQLIGNLGIGHTRWATHGRPSDVNSHPHTDCSGDFVVVHNGIIENYMHLKEKLIEKGHIFVSETDTEVVAHLVEEYYKGDFEAAVKQVLSEIEGSYALVFMTKHEPDKIICTKQDNPLVIGLGEGENFIASDIPAIINRTRRTYILSDGELAVVTKDSVWVMNRQGVPITKKVFEVHWDAEAAEKGGYEHFMIKEIYEQPRAIRETMSSRLAKDDSHIILDELKWTKQEMAAIKKIVVVACGTAYNAGLVGKYYLESLSRIPVEVDVASEFRYRSPLVDENTLAIVVSQSGETLDTLAALKEAKRLGAKTLAITNVVGSSISREADQVIYTWAGPEIAVASTKAYTTQLVLMSMLAIYIAGLRDTISAERSRELISGLRNLPAQLHEILEDVESIKTFAQKYGFNEDVFFIGRSLDYAVALEGALKLKEISYIHAEAYAAGELKHGTLALIIEGVPVIALATQHDVYEKTLSNIKEVKARDAIVIGIAQQGDEQIKKYVDHTIFIPQADKFLAPILAVLPLQLLAYYAAVTRGCDVDKPRNLAKSVTVE is encoded by the coding sequence ATGTGTGGTATCGTTGGCTATATAGGCCCTGAACAGGCCTCAACATTTTTGATGGATGGGTTAAGTAAGCTGGAATATCGCGGTTATGATTCTGCAGGAATTGCTGTATATGATGGAACACAAATTCATGTAGAAAAAAGTGTAGGTCGCTTAGCGAATTTAGAAAAGAAATTAGAAAGCAACCAACTTATTGGCAACTTAGGTATTGGTCATACTCGCTGGGCAACTCATGGTCGTCCTTCTGATGTAAACTCCCATCCTCATACGGACTGCTCAGGAGATTTTGTTGTAGTGCATAATGGTATTATTGAAAACTACATGCACTTAAAAGAAAAACTTATTGAAAAAGGTCATATTTTTGTTTCAGAGACAGATACGGAAGTAGTAGCTCATCTAGTAGAAGAATACTACAAAGGTGACTTCGAAGCGGCAGTAAAGCAAGTATTATCGGAAATTGAAGGCTCCTATGCCTTAGTATTTATGACAAAACATGAGCCAGATAAAATTATCTGCACGAAACAAGACAATCCATTGGTCATTGGTTTAGGAGAAGGCGAGAATTTTATCGCATCTGACATTCCAGCCATCATTAATCGCACCCGTAGAACCTATATCTTAAGTGATGGAGAATTGGCTGTTGTTACCAAAGATTCTGTATGGGTTATGAATCGTCAAGGCGTGCCTATTACCAAAAAAGTATTTGAAGTGCATTGGGATGCAGAAGCTGCTGAAAAAGGCGGCTATGAACATTTCATGATCAAAGAAATCTATGAACAGCCAAGAGCCATTCGAGAAACCATGTCCAGTCGTTTAGCAAAAGATGATAGTCATATCATCTTGGATGAACTAAAATGGACCAAACAAGAAATGGCAGCGATCAAAAAAATAGTGGTTGTAGCTTGCGGCACTGCTTATAATGCTGGTCTTGTAGGCAAATATTATCTTGAATCCTTGTCTCGTATACCTGTAGAAGTAGACGTAGCTTCTGAATTCCGCTACCGTTCACCTCTAGTGGATGAAAATACCTTAGCGATTGTGGTGAGCCAATCCGGTGAAACACTAGACACTTTAGCCGCTTTGAAAGAAGCAAAACGTCTTGGAGCGAAAACACTGGCAATTACCAATGTCGTTGGTTCTTCGATTTCTCGGGAAGCGGATCAAGTCATCTATACTTGGGCAGGTCCAGAAATTGCGGTAGCTTCAACAAAAGCATATACGACCCAACTGGTTCTCATGAGCATGTTGGCGATTTATATTGCAGGACTCCGTGATACCATTTCAGCAGAACGCAGTCGTGAGCTAATCTCTGGTTTGCGTAATCTGCCAGCCCAATTGCATGAAATATTAGAAGATGTGGAATCCATTAAGACCTTTGCTCAAAAATATGGTTTTAACGAAGATGTTTTCTTCATCGGTCGTTCTTTAGATTATGCTGTAGCCTTAGAAGGCGCATTGAAGCTGAAAGAAATTTCCTATATTCATGCAGAAGCCTATGCTGCTGGAGAATTAAAACATGGTACATTAGCTCTCATTATTGAAGGTGTACCCGTTATCGCTCTAGCTACGCAACATGATGTATACGAAAAAACACTCAGCAATATCAAAGAAGTCAAAGCTCGTGATGCCATTGTTATTGGTATCGCTCAGCAAGGTGATGAACAGATCAAAAAATATGTGGATCACACCATCTTCATCCCACAAGCTGATAAATTCTTAGCACCAATTCTCGCTGTTCTTCCCCTCCAATTATTGGCCTACTACGCTGCCGTTACCCGCGGCTGCGACGTAGATAAACCAAGAAACTTGGCGAAGTCAGTAACGGTAGAATAA
- the glmM gene encoding phosphoglucosamine mutase gives MGRLFGTDGVRGVANAQLTPELAFKLGWAATTYFGREYHTSPVMVIGRDTRVSGHMLEAALAAGICSAGGHAVVLGVVPTPAVAYLAGKINAQAGIVISASHNPYPDNGIKFFAGSGYKLPDAVEDELEKLVFTYKEDMERPVGDGVGTIVHRHDLLKEYIDYLLNTVDVDFTGLTMVVDCAHGAAYEVGPIVYERLGAKVITINNKPTGVNINADCGSTHMEGLQEAVMHYKADFGIAHDGDADRCLAVDEKGAIVDGDQMMVICALDRLRENKLKDNTLVATVMSNIGLYQAMKKAGGKVEVTAVGDRYVLEAMREKSFILGGEQSGHVIFAEHSTTGDGVLTALQLIAALKKSGKTMAELAGVMTRYPQLLVNVCVASKDGWEENEAISRSIEKSNAQLGENGRILVRPSGTEQLIRVMAEGPCMTELEQIVHDIAAVVKKEQG, from the coding sequence ATGGGTAGACTTTTTGGGACAGATGGCGTACGTGGGGTAGCCAATGCACAGTTAACACCAGAATTAGCTTTTAAATTAGGCTGGGCAGCAACAACCTATTTTGGTAGAGAATATCATACCAGTCCAGTCATGGTGATTGGTCGTGATACACGGGTTTCAGGACATATGCTTGAAGCTGCATTAGCAGCTGGGATTTGCTCTGCAGGAGGGCACGCAGTAGTATTAGGGGTGGTTCCCACTCCGGCAGTAGCCTATTTGGCAGGAAAAATCAATGCCCAAGCAGGGATTGTTATTTCTGCATCTCATAATCCATATCCTGATAACGGAATCAAATTCTTTGCAGGATCTGGCTATAAATTGCCCGATGCTGTAGAAGATGAACTGGAAAAACTGGTATTTACCTATAAAGAAGACATGGAGCGTCCTGTTGGTGATGGAGTTGGCACTATCGTGCATCGCCACGACCTGCTAAAAGAATATATCGATTATTTACTAAATACAGTGGATGTCGATTTCACAGGATTAACAATGGTAGTGGATTGTGCTCATGGAGCAGCCTATGAAGTTGGACCCATCGTATATGAACGGCTGGGTGCCAAGGTCATTACCATTAATAATAAACCTACAGGCGTTAATATCAATGCTGACTGTGGTTCTACCCATATGGAAGGACTGCAAGAAGCTGTAATGCACTATAAAGCTGATTTTGGCATTGCCCATGACGGTGATGCAGACCGCTGTTTGGCCGTAGATGAAAAAGGTGCTATTGTTGATGGCGATCAAATGATGGTCATTTGTGCATTAGATCGCCTGCGGGAAAATAAGCTAAAAGATAATACCTTAGTTGCTACTGTGATGAGTAATATCGGCTTATACCAAGCGATGAAAAAAGCAGGCGGTAAAGTCGAAGTAACAGCAGTAGGTGACCGCTATGTACTCGAAGCCATGCGGGAAAAATCATTCATATTAGGTGGAGAACAATCAGGACATGTGATATTTGCCGAGCATAGTACAACAGGGGATGGTGTATTAACAGCCCTCCAATTGATTGCAGCTTTGAAAAAAAGCGGTAAGACCATGGCGGAGCTGGCAGGTGTTATGACTCGTTATCCTCAACTACTGGTGAATGTTTGTGTGGCAAGCAAAGATGGCTGGGAAGAAAATGAGGCGATTTCTCGCTCGATTGAAAAAAGCAATGCCCAGCTAGGAGAAAATGGACGCATCTTAGTCCGCCCTTCCGGTACGGAACAATTAATTCGTGTCATGGCAGAAGGTCCATGTATGACAGAACTGGAGCAGATTGTGCATGACATCGCTGCTGTGGTAAAAAAAGAACAAGGATGA
- a CDS encoding NAD(P)/FAD-dependent oxidoreductase translates to MLRIINMRVLLDNETSLNTLAAKRLKIPPQAVLEVVIVRRALDARRKSNISFVYTLDVKVAVPEGQVLSRLKGDKDISVAKEYVPEVIVQGQNTLEHPPVVIGFGPAGMLAALTLAQHGYKPILLERGRNIEQRTRDVSTFWQTGQFDAISNVQFGEGGAGTFSDGKLTTRVNDPLMRQVLDILIKAGAPEEIAYLHKPHIGTDKLREIVKSIRQEIIALGGRVEFESKVTDIDVTEGQLKGIVVNETTYIPCCAALFAIGHSARDTYEMLHRQGVTMEAKAFSMGVRIEHPQEVIDTSQYGISAGHPQLKAADYALVYHAKDTGRTAYSFCMCPGGLVVAASSETGGVVTNGMSLYNRASGVANSALVVNVTPEDFGGEVLGGINFQRKYEQLAFVCGGGNYHAPLQTVGDFLAGTTGSTAFATKPSYKPGVRAADLRQCLPDFVTNTLAQALPDFERKIKGFASPEAVMIGVETRTSAPVRILRGSDYQSLNTKGLYPIGEGAGYAGGIMSAALDGLNSAISIIKKSKV, encoded by the coding sequence TTGTTACGGATCATTAATATGCGGGTGCTGCTAGATAATGAGACATCTTTAAATACGTTGGCAGCAAAAAGGCTTAAAATACCACCCCAAGCTGTGCTTGAGGTGGTCATTGTACGTCGGGCTTTAGACGCTCGTCGAAAAAGTAACATTAGTTTTGTTTACACCCTGGATGTGAAGGTTGCAGTACCCGAAGGTCAAGTGCTGTCGCGTTTGAAAGGTGATAAAGATATCTCTGTGGCCAAAGAATATGTGCCGGAAGTGATTGTACAAGGGCAGAATACATTAGAACACCCCCCGGTTGTCATTGGTTTTGGACCTGCTGGCATGCTGGCAGCCTTGACCTTGGCGCAGCATGGTTATAAGCCAATTCTATTAGAACGGGGGCGAAATATTGAGCAGCGAACCCGAGATGTAAGTACGTTCTGGCAGACGGGGCAGTTTGATGCCATTTCCAATGTGCAGTTTGGTGAAGGAGGGGCAGGCACCTTTTCTGATGGTAAGCTGACCACTCGCGTCAATGATCCTCTCATGCGCCAAGTTCTGGATATTTTGATTAAGGCCGGAGCACCAGAAGAAATCGCCTATTTGCATAAGCCCCATATTGGTACAGACAAACTGCGGGAAATCGTAAAATCCATCAGGCAAGAAATTATTGCTTTAGGTGGACGAGTGGAATTTGAATCCAAGGTTACCGATATTGATGTAACAGAAGGACAGCTAAAAGGTATCGTTGTCAATGAGACTACTTACATACCCTGCTGCGCAGCCCTATTTGCTATTGGACACAGCGCCCGGGATACCTATGAGATGCTGCACCGGCAAGGAGTGACCATGGAGGCAAAAGCCTTCTCCATGGGGGTACGAATTGAACATCCTCAAGAAGTGATTGACACATCTCAATATGGTATATCGGCAGGGCACCCGCAGCTAAAGGCAGCGGATTATGCTCTTGTCTATCATGCAAAAGACACTGGCCGTACTGCCTATTCTTTTTGCATGTGCCCAGGCGGCCTGGTAGTAGCTGCCTCTTCTGAAACAGGAGGAGTGGTGACCAATGGTATGAGCTTGTATAATCGGGCTTCAGGAGTGGCTAACAGCGCTTTGGTGGTCAATGTAACGCCGGAGGATTTTGGCGGAGAAGTTTTAGGCGGCATCAACTTTCAGCGTAAATATGAGCAATTGGCTTTTGTCTGTGGCGGCGGCAATTATCATGCTCCTTTGCAGACTGTAGGTGATTTTCTTGCAGGGACAACTGGCAGTACCGCTTTTGCAACGAAGCCCAGCTATAAGCCGGGAGTACGGGCAGCGGACTTGCGCCAATGCCTGCCTGATTTTGTAACCAATACCCTTGCACAGGCATTGCCGGATTTTGAACGTAAAATTAAAGGCTTTGCCAGTCCCGAGGCGGTTATGATTGGGGTAGAAACGAGAACCTCAGCTCCTGTTCGAATCTTGCGTGGCAGTGATTATCAGTCGTTAAATACGAAAGGGTTATATCCGATTGGGGAAGGTGCCGGCTATGCTGGCGGCATCATGAGTGCCGCACTTGACGGCCTTAATTCCGCAATTTCGATAATAAAAAAGAGCAAGGTCTAA
- a CDS encoding CdaR family protein, with translation MDRLPKKNMTAKIIALICAIILWIFVMNEQNPPVEINMEIPLEVRNLSSTVVAVDVPDSVRIRVRGPRTVIAGLAKQDIKTYVDLKGLSEGVNTAKVHTTIPTSIEVVEVNPDPITFHLDSIVSRQLPVEVKLSGAPPADIIVDKITYSAQNVVVVGPKGLLETAAKAVAYVDVAGKREDFTLGVPLKLLDHNGKGVEAGLEMKPNNMYVSLFFVPSIVKKTVDIKPNITGQLAKDVALKQILTDPNKIEVSGDRQIIDKVDAVYTEPISLDGIDKDVEVEGKLQVREGVTYSRNTIKVNITVIKQQ, from the coding sequence ATGGATAGACTTCCAAAGAAAAATATGACAGCAAAAATTATAGCGCTCATTTGTGCAATTATTTTATGGATTTTCGTAATGAATGAACAAAATCCTCCTGTAGAAATTAATATGGAGATTCCTCTGGAAGTGCGTAATCTTTCCAGCACCGTTGTGGCTGTGGATGTTCCTGACTCGGTTCGAATCAGAGTACGAGGGCCAAGGACGGTGATTGCCGGACTTGCAAAACAAGATATCAAGACATACGTTGATTTAAAAGGGTTATCGGAAGGCGTTAATACCGCCAAAGTCCATACTACGATTCCCACAAGCATTGAAGTGGTGGAAGTCAATCCTGATCCTATTACTTTTCACTTAGACAGCATTGTCAGCCGGCAGCTTCCTGTAGAAGTGAAGTTAAGCGGTGCACCACCTGCTGATATCATTGTAGACAAAATAACCTACAGCGCTCAGAATGTCGTTGTGGTGGGACCAAAAGGTCTGTTAGAGACAGCGGCTAAAGCCGTGGCTTATGTGGACGTAGCAGGAAAACGTGAGGATTTCACATTAGGGGTTCCCTTGAAGTTGTTAGATCATAATGGTAAGGGCGTAGAAGCAGGACTCGAAATGAAGCCCAATAATATGTACGTTTCTTTATTCTTTGTCCCCAGTATCGTTAAAAAGACCGTTGATATTAAACCAAATATCACAGGACAGTTAGCAAAAGATGTTGCGCTAAAGCAAATACTTACGGACCCAAATAAAATAGAGGTCAGCGGTGACCGCCAAATCATAGACAAAGTTGATGCGGTGTATACAGAACCGATTAGCTTGGATGGAATTGATAAAGATGTGGAAGTGGAAGGAAAACTGCAGGTACGAGAAGGCGTTACCTATAGCAGAAATACTATAAAAGTGAATATTACTGTAATCAAACAGCAATGA
- the cdaA gene encoding diadenylate cyclase CdaA, translating into MLLQIQGIISTISLLDLLDMVIVAFVLYKLYVMIRDTRALALLKGLIVLLIATVISKWLGLNVINWLLNKTMTVVLVALPIVFQPELRRALEQLGRGNLFKKSVFLDEQEQESLLEELGKAVAVLAKNKIGALIVLERETGLSDYIETGIKVDGLVSNEFLINIFIPNTPMHDGAAILRGSRIMAAGCLLPLTEDRSLNKELGTRHRAAIGITEQSDAAVVIVSEETGIISLARGGRLVRDLDAESLKEKIRPLFTSKNHTFGNFLNWRQYS; encoded by the coding sequence ATGTTGCTACAAATTCAAGGAATTATCTCTACGATTAGTTTATTAGATCTTCTGGATATGGTCATAGTGGCTTTTGTTTTGTATAAGCTGTATGTCATGATCCGCGACACAAGAGCCCTGGCTTTACTCAAAGGGCTGATTGTCCTATTAATTGCCACTGTTATCAGTAAATGGCTGGGACTGAATGTGATCAACTGGTTATTGAACAAAACGATGACAGTCGTTCTGGTAGCCTTGCCGATTGTTTTTCAGCCAGAGCTTAGACGTGCCTTAGAACAACTAGGTCGAGGAAATTTATTCAAGAAAAGTGTATTCCTAGATGAACAGGAACAAGAAAGTCTGTTAGAGGAACTAGGAAAAGCTGTAGCTGTACTAGCTAAAAATAAAATTGGCGCTCTTATTGTACTAGAACGGGAAACAGGTCTTAGTGATTATATTGAAACCGGGATCAAAGTAGATGGTCTTGTTTCCAATGAGTTTTTAATTAATATTTTTATTCCGAATACCCCTATGCATGATGGGGCAGCTATCTTAAGGGGAAGTCGAATTATGGCAGCAGGCTGTTTACTGCCATTGACGGAAGATCGAAGTTTGAATAAAGAATTGGGTACACGGCACAGAGCTGCGATTGGCATTACGGAGCAGTCGGATGCTGCAGTAGTGATTGTGAGTGAAGAAACAGGTATTATTTCCTTAGCCCGGGGTGGGAGACTGGTACGAGATCTGGATGCAGAATCATTAAAAGAAAAAATACGTCCGTTGTTTACCAGTAAAAATCACACCTTCGGTAACTTCTTGAACTGGAGGCAGTATTCATAA
- a CDS encoding branched-chain amino acid aminotransferase, whose translation MTEIAFTKSNTLGIMPPEEQLGFGKYFTDHMFTMDYDPENGWHNPAVIPYNEYSVLPAAMVFHYGQAIFEGMKAFRTEDDRIIVFRTKDYLARFNRSADALCIPNIDIDVVTEGLKKVIEVDKAWVPTKVGTALYIRPFIIATDPYVGVKVSDTYKLFILLSPVGAYYAAGFNPVSIKVEDKYVRATLGGLGEAKTPANYAMSLRAQEEAKKEGFAQVLWLDAVERKYIEEVGTMNIFFKINGELITPDLVGSILGGMTRRTVLELAKAWGVKVSERRISVEEVFAAHEKGQLEEVFGTGTAAVISPVGELSWKGKKITINQNQTGDFAKKLFDTVTDIQYGKVEDTFGWVDEVTKI comes from the coding sequence ATGACTGAAATCGCATTTACAAAAAGCAATACACTTGGGATAATGCCGCCAGAGGAACAACTAGGGTTTGGCAAATATTTTACCGATCATATGTTTACGATGGATTATGATCCTGAAAATGGGTGGCACAATCCGGCAGTTATTCCTTATAATGAATATTCTGTTTTACCTGCGGCAATGGTTTTTCATTATGGGCAGGCAATTTTTGAAGGAATGAAAGCGTTTCGTACGGAAGATGATCGGATTATTGTTTTCCGCACGAAAGATTATTTGGCACGGTTCAATCGTTCTGCAGATGCTCTGTGTATTCCAAATATTGATATAGATGTGGTGACAGAAGGTTTAAAAAAGGTAATTGAAGTAGACAAAGCATGGGTACCAACAAAAGTAGGTACAGCTTTGTATATCAGACCTTTTATTATTGCTACTGATCCGTATGTAGGGGTAAAAGTATCGGATACCTATAAATTATTTATCTTATTATCACCAGTAGGTGCATACTACGCTGCCGGGTTTAATCCTGTAAGCATTAAAGTGGAAGACAAATACGTACGTGCTACCTTAGGTGGTTTAGGAGAAGCAAAAACTCCTGCCAATTATGCGATGAGCTTAAGAGCGCAGGAAGAAGCTAAAAAAGAAGGATTTGCTCAAGTATTGTGGCTCGATGCTGTAGAACGTAAATATATTGAAGAAGTCGGTACCATGAATATCTTCTTCAAAATCAACGGAGAATTGATTACTCCTGATTTAGTCGGCAGCATTTTAGGCGGCATGACAAGAAGAACCGTATTAGAATTGGCGAAGGCATGGGGTGTAAAAGTTTCAGAACGCCGTATTTCGGTGGAAGAAGTCTTTGCAGCCCACGAGAAAGGTCAGCTGGAAGAAGTCTTTGGTACAGGAACAGCAGCTGTTATTTCTCCTGTTGGAGAATTGTCCTGGAAAGGTAAAAAGATTACGATTAATCAGAATCAGACAGGAGACTTTGCCAAAAAGTTATTTGATACCGTGACAGACATACAATATGGTAAAGTGGAAGATACCTTTGGCTGGGTTGACGAAGTCACAAAAATATAG
- the argH gene encoding argininosuccinate lyase, whose product MSKLWGGRFAKNTDVMVEEFTSSISFDKRMYAEDIAGSIAHAAMLAKCGIIAKEEADTIIEGLKTILTDIEAGNFSFEISLEDIHMNIEKRLTERIGAVGGKLHTARSRNDQVALDTHMYLKHEIAAIGTLLQDLQQAVVEVAQKYQGVVMPGYTHLQRAQPILFSHHMMAYFSMLTRDFRRLKGVWEGTDILPLGAGALAGTTFPIDRHFVAEQLNFSQVYENSMDAVSDRDYILEFLSFASILMMHLSRISEEIILWSSTEFSFIELDDSHCTGSSIMPQKKNPDVAELVRGKTGRVFGHLMALLTTAKGLPLAYNKDLQEDKEGMFDTIDTLKFSLSVYASMLRAMRVNEEVMGSAVRNDFSNATDMADYLVKKGLPFRQAHEVVGKSVAYCLGANKWLMDLSLAEFKEFSPLFETDILEAIKVETCVDARNSYGGTSSTGVKQQFTVAQDILTKQQSVLDMYTKGNI is encoded by the coding sequence ATGAGTAAGTTATGGGGCGGTAGATTTGCCAAAAATACAGATGTAATGGTGGAGGAATTTACCTCCTCCATTTCTTTTGATAAGCGCATGTATGCAGAAGATATTGCAGGGAGCATTGCTCATGCTGCGATGCTGGCCAAGTGCGGCATTATTGCCAAGGAAGAAGCAGATACGATTATTGAAGGACTTAAAACCATATTAACTGATATTGAAGCTGGTAATTTTAGTTTTGAAATATCCTTGGAAGACATACATATGAATATAGAGAAGCGCTTAACGGAACGCATCGGAGCAGTGGGGGGGAAACTTCATACCGCTCGCAGTCGTAATGACCAGGTTGCCTTAGATACTCATATGTATTTGAAACATGAAATTGCAGCGATCGGTACCTTGCTGCAGGATTTGCAGCAGGCCGTTGTGGAAGTGGCGCAAAAATACCAAGGTGTGGTTATGCCTGGCTATACTCACCTGCAAAGGGCACAGCCTATTTTATTCTCTCATCATATGATGGCATACTTTTCCATGTTAACCCGTGACTTTAGACGACTAAAAGGTGTATGGGAAGGAACAGACATTCTGCCATTGGGAGCAGGAGCCTTGGCTGGTACTACTTTCCCCATTGATAGACACTTTGTGGCAGAGCAGCTTAACTTTAGCCAGGTATATGAAAATAGCATGGATGCTGTGAGTGATCGAGACTATATCTTAGAATTCTTGTCTTTTGCCTCCATTCTCATGATGCACCTTAGCCGAATCAGTGAAGAGATTATTTTATGGTCTTCGACAGAGTTTTCCTTTATTGAATTAGATGACAGCCATTGTACTGGCTCTAGCATTATGCCGCAGAAGAAGAATCCTGATGTGGCAGAATTGGTCCGTGGGAAAACCGGGCGGGTTTTTGGTCATTTGATGGCCTTATTGACCACAGCCAAAGGGCTGCCATTGGCCTATAATAAGGACTTGCAGGAAGACAAAGAAGGTATGTTTGACACCATTGATACCTTAAAATTTAGCTTAAGTGTTTACGCCTCGATGCTAAGAGCAATGAGAGTAAATGAAGAAGTTATGGGCTCCGCAGTACGCAACGATTTTTCCAATGCTACGGATATGGCCGATTATCTGGTGAAAAAAGGCTTGCCTTTCCGTCAGGCTCATGAAGTCGTAGGAAAGTCTGTAGCCTATTGCCTGGGTGCTAATAAGTGGCTGATGGATTTATCCTTAGCTGAGTTTAAAGAATTTTCCCCTCTGTTTGAAACTGATATTCTTGAAGCCATAAAAGTGGAAACTTGTGTAGATGCCCGGAATTCTTATGGCGGAACTTCGTCCACTGGAGTAAAACAACAATTTACGGTAGCTCAGGATATCTTGACGAAGCAGCAAAGTGTACTTGACATGTATACAAAAGGCAATATATAA
- a CDS encoding argininosuccinate synthase: MSEIKKVVLAYSGGLDTSVIIPWLKENYNCEVIAMCADVGQGDELAPVHDKALKSGASKVYIEDLKQEFVESYVWPTLKAGAVYEGKYLLGTSFARPIIAKALVAIAEKEGADAIAHGATGKGNDQVRFELTVKALAPHLKIIAPWRLWDIRSREDAFDYAEKHNIPIPVAKSRPYSMDRNIWHLSHEGADLENPANEPMDDVYLVSKSPENAPDKAVYVDICFEKGIPVAVDGEKLGAVALLEKLNILGAEHGIGITDIVENRLVGMKSRGVYENPGGSILYYAHRELEYLTLDRATMHYKEQVAIRYAELVYDGMWFSPLKEALDAFVDSTQQTVTGTVRLKLYKGNIMSAGSKSPYSLYHEGFVTFGRDEVYNQKDAEGFINLFGLPLKVRALMLKEAEKK, encoded by the coding sequence ATGAGTGAAATTAAAAAAGTAGTATTGGCCTATTCTGGAGGATTGGATACTTCCGTTATTATTCCGTGGCTGAAAGAAAACTATAACTGCGAAGTAATAGCTATGTGCGCCGATGTCGGTCAAGGGGATGAATTAGCACCTGTACACGATAAGGCCCTTAAATCTGGAGCCAGTAAGGTATATATCGAAGATTTAAAACAAGAATTTGTGGAAAGTTATGTTTGGCCTACTTTGAAGGCTGGTGCTGTATATGAAGGAAAATATTTGTTAGGAACTTCTTTTGCGAGACCGATTATTGCGAAAGCCTTAGTCGCCATTGCGGAAAAAGAAGGGGCAGATGCCATCGCCCATGGTGCGACAGGTAAAGGTAACGACCAAGTACGTTTTGAACTTACCGTAAAAGCATTAGCACCTCATTTGAAAATTATTGCTCCTTGGAGACTGTGGGATATTCGTTCCCGTGAAGATGCTTTTGATTATGCTGAAAAACATAACATTCCTATTCCCGTAGCAAAAAGCCGTCCTTACAGCATGGACCGTAATATCTGGCATTTAAGTCATGAAGGTGCAGATTTAGAAAATCCAGCAAATGAACCAATGGATGATGTATATCTAGTATCAAAATCTCCTGAGAATGCACCGGATAAAGCCGTTTATGTAGACATCTGCTTTGAGAAAGGTATTCCAGTAGCCGTTGATGGTGAAAAACTAGGTGCCGTAGCACTATTAGAAAAATTAAATATCCTTGGTGCTGAGCATGGCATTGGTATTACGGATATCGTAGAGAATCGTTTGGTAGGCATGAAATCTCGCGGCGTATATGAAAATCCAGGCGGATCTATTTTGTACTATGCACACCGGGAATTAGAATATTTGACCTTGGATCGGGCAACGATGCATTATAAAGAACAAGTCGCGATCCGCTATGCAGAACTTGTATATGATGGCATGTGGTTTTCTCCGTTAAAAGAAGCCTTGGACGCATTTGTTGATTCCACACAGCAGACGGTAACCGGTACGGTTCGTTTGAAATTATACAAAGGTAATATTATGAGTGCTGGATCTAAATCTCCATACTCTTTATACCATGAAGGATTCGTAACCTTTGGTCGTGATGAAGTGTACAACCAAAAAGATGCAGAAGGTTTTATTAACCTTTTCGGCTTGCCATTAAAAGTCAGAGCACTAATGCTGAAAGAGGCGGAAAAGAAATGA